In one Nicotiana tomentosiformis chromosome 6, ASM39032v3, whole genome shotgun sequence genomic region, the following are encoded:
- the LOC104108873 gene encoding V-type proton ATPase catalytic subunit A: protein MPSLFGGPMTTFEDSEKESEYGYVRKVSGPVVVADGMAGAAMYELVRVGHDNLIGEIIRLEGDSATIQVYEETAGLMVNDPVLRTHKPLSVELGPGILGNIFDGIQRPLKTIAKRSGDVYIPRGVSVPALDKDILWEFQPKKLGEGDILTGGDLYATVFENSLMEHHIALSPDAMGKITYIAPAGQYSLNDTVLELEFQGFKKQFTMLQNWPVRTPRPVASKLAADTPLLTGQRVLDALFPSVLGGTCAIPGAFGCGKTVISQALSKYSNSDTVVYVGCGERGNEMAEVLMDFPQLTMTLPDGREESVMKRTTLVANTSNMPVAAREASIYTGITIAEYFRDMGYNVSMMADSTSRWAEALREISGRLAEMPADSGYPAYLAARLASFYERAGKVKCLGGPERTGSVTIVGAVSPPGGDFSDPVTSATLGIVQVFWGLDKKLAQRKHFPSVNWLISYSKYSGALESFYEKFDSDFIDIRTKAREVLQREDDLNEIVQLVGKDALAETDKITLETAKLLREDYLAQNAFTPYDKFCPFYKSVWMLRNIIHFYSLANQAVERGAGMDGQKITYTLIKHRLGDLFYRLVSQKFEDPAEGEDVLVGKFKKLHDDLTAGFRNLEDETR from the exons ATGCCGTCGCTCTTCGGTGGTCCGATGACTACATTTGAAGATTCTGAAAAGGAAAGCGAGTATGGTTACGTTAGAAAG GTATCTGGACCAGTGGTCGTTGCTGATGGAATGGCTGGGGCTGCTATGTATGAACTTGTTCGTGTCGGACATGACAATCTCATTGGTGAAATTATTAGGCTGGAAGGAGATTCCGCTACAATTCAGG TCTATGAAGAAACAGCTGGGCTGATGGTGAATGATCCTGTTCTACGTACACACAAG CCCTTGTCTGTAGAGCTGGGTCCTGGAATCTTGGGAAACATCTTCGATGGTATTCAG AGGCCGCTTAAGACAATTGCAAAAAGATCTGGTGATGTCTACATCCCTCGAGGGGTATCTGTTCCAGCCCTTGACAAGGATATACTCTGGGAATTTCAACCTAAAAAATTAG GCGAGGGAGATATCTTAACTGGTGGAGATCTGTATGCT ACCGTTTTTGAGAACAGCTTAATGGAACATCATATTGCTCTTTCTCCTGATGCCATGGGAAAGATTACTTACATTGCTCCAGCTGGTCAATACTCTTTGAAT GATACTGTTCTTGAGCTCGAGTTCCAAGGATTCAAAAAGCAGTTCACTATGCTTCAG AATTGGCCTGTGCGTACACCTAGGCCAGTTGCCTCAAAGTTAGCTGCTGATACTCCTCTTCTTACTGGACAG CGTGTTCTTGATGCTCTGTTCCCTTCGGTGCTTGGGGGTACTTGTGCTATACCGGGTGCATTTGGATGTGGAAAAACAGTGATTAGTCAAGCTCTTTCCAAG TACTCTAACTCAGACACCGTAGTCTATGTTGGTTGTGGGGAAAGAGGGAATGAAATGGCAGAG GTACTAATGGATTTTCCTCAATTGACAATGACATTGCCTGATGGACGTGAAGAGTCTGTCATGAAACGTACCACACTTGTTGCTAATACTTCTAACATGCCTGTGGCTGCTCGTGAGGCCTCAATCTATACAG GCATTACTATAGCCGAATATTTCAGAGACATGGGCTACAATGTGAGCATGATGGCAGATTCCACATCTCGTTGGGCCGAAGCTTTACGTGAAATTTCAGGTCGACTG GCAGAGATGCCTGCAGACAGTGGATATCCTGCTTATCTCGCTGCACGTTTGGCATCTTTCTATGAGCGCGCTGGTAAAGTTAAATGTCTTGGTGGACCTGAGAGAACTGGGAGTGTGACAATTGTTGGTGCTGTTTCTCCTCCTGGAGGAGATTTCTCAGATCCTGTTACATCTGCAACCCTGGGTATTGTTCAG GTCTTCTGGGGACTGGACAAGAAATTGGCACAGAGGAAACACTTTCCTTCTGTAAATTGGCTTATTTCCTATTCAAAATATTCAGGC GCCTTGGAGTCCTTTTATGAGAAGTTTGATTCCGATTTTATCGACATAAGGACAAAAGCCCGTGAGGTGCTGCAAAGGGAGGATGACCTAAATGAAATTGTTCAA CTTGTTGGGAAGGATGCTTTAGCTGAAACAGATAAAATCACTTTGGAAACTGCAAAGCTTTTGAGGGAGGACTATCTTGCACAAAATGCATTTACTCC GTATGACAAGTTCTGTCCTTTCTACAAATCTGTTTGGATGTTGCGCAATATTATCCATTTCTATAGCTTAGCCAATCAG GCAGTCGAACGAGGAGCCGGTATGGATGGCCAGAAGATTACCTACACTCTCATTAAGCACCGTCTAGGGGATCTGTTCTATCGTTTGGT GTCCCAAAAGTTTGAGGACCCAGCCGAAGGAGAGGATGTTCTGGTGGGCAAGTTCAAGAAGCTTCATGATGATTTGACTGCTGGTTTCCGCAACCTTGAGGATGAAACTCGATAA
- the LOC104108872 gene encoding uncharacterized protein, whose protein sequence is MARSIAQALNLIRTTTAPSTASRRDAVRLVACRCESTQPDRHVASDTSEAEAVAVQRIEDAIHCIIVRRSAPDWLPFCPGASYWVPPRRSSYGIADLVHKLSNTLSEEETMSLATFRGWPSSTFYLNSENAVTENDSMSKKVNQSDNEED, encoded by the exons ATGGCCCGTTCCATTGCTCAAGCCCTAAATCTGATCCGAACCACCACCGCCCCATCCACAGCCAGCCGCCGAGATGCTGTTCGCCTCGTAGCTTGTAGGTGCGAATCCACTCAGCCGGACAGACACGTGGCATCTGACACGTCGGAGGCGGAGGCTGTGGCGGTGCAGAGGATCGAGGACGCTATTCATTGTATCATTGTACGGCGATCTGCTCCCGATTGGCTTCCTTTCTGTCCTGGTGCTTCTTACTGGGTCCCACCTCGACGTAGTTCCTATGGTATAGCTGATCTCGTTCATAAGCTCTCCAATACGCTTTCCGAAGAGGAAACTATGTCTCTCGCTACATTCCGCGGCTGGCCTTCCTCTACTTTTTATCTTAATAGTG AGAATGCCGTGACAGAGAATGATAGTATGTCCAAAAAGGTGAACCAGTCTGACAACGAGGAAGATTAA
- the LOC104108871 gene encoding uncharacterized protein produces the protein MALRNLYKEIKGMKVKEVPAHLKPMLSIDYAKNAIKKGLDNYHAKYIETSSVDPLLHVCFGGMIFSYLVALPEERRHLEHKQHGSH, from the coding sequence ATGGCGTTGAGAAACTTGTACAAGGAGATAAAAGGTATGAAGGTGAAGGAGGTGCCGGCGCACCTAAAGCCGATGTTATCTATCGATTACGCGAAGAATGCTATCAAAAAAGGATTGGATAATTACCATGCCAAGTACATTGAAACTAGTTCCGTTGACCCTCTCCTCCACGTCTGCTTTGGAGGCATGATTTTCTCCTACCTCGTTGCCCTTCCAGAAGAGCGACGCCACCTCGAGCACAAACAGCACGGCAGTCATTGA
- the LOC104108870 gene encoding uncharacterized protein, whose translation MESSYLHFRTYSSLFLLLLLLIISFRCTTAAATVGSTVGGGQEEEAQQLQEQLHMEAKAQKTPIIETVKRMFSFPTTLPQTSTSYWSKFNSLIKQCKAYFSPPTLDFRDSQEAQGKEEGAGEKVKEAMIKSLDKSKEAMEDSAKSAAKLAGDAVQKTKNKVKRTFSFGDKDSGHHAEEL comes from the exons ATGGAGAGCAGCTATCTTCATTTTAGGACCTACTCCTCCTTGTTCCTTCTCTTATTGTTGTTAATCATATCCTTCCGCTGCACAACTGCAGCAGCAACTGTTGGCAGTACCGTCGGAGGAGGACAAGAAGAAGAAGCACAACAGCTTCAAGAACAACTTCACATGGAGGCCAAGGCTCAGAAAACTCCCATTATAGAGACGGTCAAGAGAATGTTTTCTTTCCCCACTACTCTTCCTCAAACTTCAACCAGTTATTGGAGCAAATTCAATTCactcatcaaacaatgcaaggccTACTTCTCCCCTCCAACTCTTGA TTTCCGAGATAGTCAAGAAGCACAAGGCAAGGAGGAAGGAGCAGGTGAAAAGGTGAAAGAAGCAATGATAAAGAGCCTTGACAAGAGTAAAGAGGCAATGGAAGATTCCGCCAAATCAGCCGCAAAATTAGCTGGGGACGCAGTGCAGAAAACAAAGAATAAGGTAAAAAGAACATTCTCCTTTGGAGATAAAGACTCTGGACATCATGCGGAGGAACTCTGA
- the LOC104108869 gene encoding F-box/kelch-repeat protein At1g51550: protein MATTSSCSTPSINGSSPITRIAQDHLFSILLLLPLDSIFCFAMTCKKFRSLTYSDPFWESLCRRDWGQSSIDALRSFATDSNKQQQFPWKKLYQQIYQLDSVYCNRLLTTHPKGGDEELLLPRPRASHSLNFVSGCLVLFGGGCEGGKHLDDTWVAYVGNDFKRILKWNKIESGIPSGRFGHSCVVIGDCLVLFGGINDHGARQNDTWVGQVAVHDTFGITLSWRLLDVGSIAPPPRGAHAACSIDKRRMLIQGGIGLNGLRLGDTWVLELAENLHLGVWQEIVTHPSPPSRSGHTLTHVGGNQTILFGGRGLGYEVLNDVWLFNTSEGHWRWVQLLFDLQNIPQGLALPRVGHSANLIIGGRLLIHGGEDSYRHRKDDFWVLDIGLVTSIMQSGTPSNLERSKTKLWRRLKSKGDNPGGRSFHRACVDSSGRNFYIFGGMVDGLLQPAESSGLRFDGDLFLVELVIQC, encoded by the exons ATGGCTACAACCAGCAGCTGCAGCACTCCTTCTATCAATGGATCATCTCCAATTACAAGAATAGCCCAAGACCATCTCTTCTCCATATTACTACTCTTACCCTTAGACTCAATCTTTTGCTTTGCTATGACTTGTAAGAAGTTCAGGTCTCTCACTTACTCTGACCCTTTTTGGGAATCTCTTTGCCGTAGAGATTGGGGTCAATCTTCCATTGATGCGCTCAGATCCTTTGCTACTGACAGTAATAAACAACAGCAATTTCCTTGGAAGAAGCTGTACCAGCAAATCTACCAATTGGATTCTGTCTACTGTAACAGACTCTTGACAACACATCCAAAAGGAGGAGATGAAGAGCTGCTGCTTCCTCGGCCTAGAGCTTCTCATTCTCTCAATTTTGTCTCTGGCTGTTTAGTTCTATTTGGTGGGGGTTGTGAGGGAG GAAAGCATCTGGATGATACATGGGTAGCATATGTTGGCAATGACTTCAAGAGAATATTGAAGTGGAACAAGATTGAATCAGGGATCCCAAGTGGCCGCTTTGGTCATTCATGTGTTGTGATTGGTGATTGTCTAGTCCTTTTTGGAGGAATAAATGATCATGGCGCCCGCCAAAATGATACGTGGGTTGGTCAAGTAGCGGTACATGATACATTTGGTATCACATTGTCCTGGAGGCTACTTGATGTCGGTTCCATTGCGCCTCCACCAAGAGGCGCTCATGCTGCATGTAGCATTGATAAAAGGAGGATGCTGATTCAAGGTGGAATTGGTTTGAATGGCTTGCGACTGGGAGATACATGGGTCTTAGAACTGGCTGAGAATCTTCATCTTGGAGTTTGGCAAGAAATTGTGACTCATCCGTCTCCTCCATCTCGCTCTGGGCATACATTGACCCATGTTGGAGGAAACCAAACAATTTTGTTCGGTGGGAGGGGTTTGGGGTATGAGGTGCTTAATGATGTATGGCTCTTTAATACATCTGAAGGTCACTGGAGATGGGTACAGTTACTATTTGACTTGCAAAATATACCCCAAGGATTGGCCTTGCCAAGAGTTGGTCACTCAGCCAATCTCATCATAGGTGGCCGACTATTAATCCACGGAGGAGAAGATTCCTACAGACACAGAAAAGATGATTTTTGGGTGTTGGATATCGGCTTAGTGACATCCATTATGCAGTCTGGGACTCCTTCAAATCTGGAGCGATCAAAGACTAAACTGTGGAGACGGCTCAAGTCCAAAGGTGATAACCCTGGAGGCAGATCATTTCACCGAGCTTGTGTAGATTCTTCAGGTCGTAACTTCTATATTTTTGGTGGTATGGTGGATGGTTTGCTGCAGCCTGCCGAATCCTCTGGATTGAGATTTGATGGAGATTTGTTTCTTGTGGAGCTTGTGATTCAGTGTTAG